One Bos taurus isolate L1 Dominette 01449 registration number 42190680 breed Hereford chromosome 16, ARS-UCD2.0, whole genome shotgun sequence DNA window includes the following coding sequences:
- the H3-3A gene encoding histone H3.3: MARTKQTARKSTGGKAPRKQLATKAARKSAPSTGGVKKPHRYRPGTVALREIRRYQKSTELLIRKLPFQRLVREIAQDFKTDLRFQSAAIGALQEASEAYLVGLFEDTNLCAIHAKRVTIMPKDIQLARRIRGERA, translated from the exons ATGGCTCGTACAAAGCAGACTGCCCGCAAATCGACCGGTGGTAAAGCACCGAGGAAGCAACTCGCTACAAAAGCCGCTCGCAAGAGTGCGCCCTCTACTGGAGGGGTGAAGAAACCTCATCGTTACAg gcCTGGTACTGTGGCACTCCGTGAAATTAGACGTTATCAGAAGTCCACTGAACTTCTGATTCGCAAACTTCCCTTCCAGCGTCTGGTGCGGGAAATTGCTCAGGACTTCAAAACAGATCTGCGCTTCCAGAGTGCAGCTATTGGTGCTTTGCAG GAGGCAAGTGAGGCCTATCTGGTTGGCCTTTTTGAAGACACCAACCTGTGTGCTATCCATGCCAAACGTGTAACAATTATGCCAAAAGACATCCAGCTAGCACGCCGCATACGTGGAGAACGTGCTTAA